A region of Arabidopsis thaliana chromosome 5, partial sequence DNA encodes the following proteins:
- a CDS encoding Transducin/WD40 repeat-like superfamily protein (Transducin/WD40 repeat-like superfamily protein; FUNCTIONS IN: nucleotide binding; INVOLVED IN: biological_process unknown; LOCATED IN: nucleolus, CUL4 RING ubiquitin ligase complex, heterotrimeric G-protein complex; EXPRESSED IN: 21 plant structures; EXPRESSED DURING: 13 growth stages; CONTAINS InterPro DOMAIN/s: WD40 repeat 2 (InterPro:IPR019782), WD40 repeat, conserved site (InterPro:IPR019775), NLE (InterPro:IPR012972), WD40 repeat (InterPro:IPR001680), G-protein beta WD-40 repeat, region (InterPro:IPR020472), WD40 repeat-like-containing domain (InterPro:IPR011046), WD40-repeat-containing domain (InterPro:IPR017986), WD40/YVTN repeat-like-containing domain (InterPro:IPR015943), WD40 repeat, subgroup (InterPro:IPR019781); BEST Arabidopsis thaliana protein match is: WD-40 repeat family protein / notchless protein, putative (TAIR:AT5G52820.1); Has 33870 Blast hits to 20003 proteins in 673 species: Archae - 44; Bacteria - 4918; Metazoa - 12445; Fungi - 8096; Plants - 4252; Viruses - 0; Other Eukaryotes - 4115 (source: NCBI BLink).) — protein MDIDGEDVSRRLHVKFVTKLDSPFKVPVNSVAIPSNVTRLGLSSIVNSIIESENPEWKTEPFDFLIDGELIRMSLEEFLLAKGISAERTLEIEYIRAVTPRKEEEPSLHDDWVSAVNGSSPRFILTGCYDGLGRVWSSAGSCSHILEGHSGAISSVALVNSNDAETVTVATASKDRTLRLFKFDPAESVDSTTKVRAYKILRGHKASVQSVSAQKSGNMVCSSSWDCTINLWNTNESTSEGESVSVKKRKGNNQAEESQSEGEAVTSLVGHTQCVSSVVWPEHDVIYSSSWDHSVRRWDVETGKDSLNLFCGKALNTVDVGGESSALIAAGGSDPILRVWDPRKPGTSAPVFQFSSHSSWISACKWHKSSWFHLLSASYDGKIMLWDLRTAWPLSVIDTHNDKVLSADWWKGESVVSGGADSNLRISSGIAIS, from the exons ATGGATATCGACGGAGAAGATGTATCTAGAAGACTTCACGTTAAGTTCGTGACGAAGCTTGACTCTCCCTTCAAAGTTCCGGTCAACTCCGTCGCAATCCCTTCTAATGTCACTCGTCTCGGCCTCTCTTCCATCGTCAATTCTATTATCGAATCCG AGAATCCAGAGTGGAAAACTGAGCCGTTTGATTTCCTTATTGATGGGGAGCTTATTCGGATGTCACTCGAAGAGTTTCTTCTTGCAAAGGGAATATCGGCG GAGCGTACTCTTGAAATCGAATACATAAGGGCTGTGACACCACGGAAGGAAGAAGAACCCTCCTTGCATGATGATTGGGTCAGTGCGGTTAATGGTTCTTCTCCCAG GTTCATTTTGACTGGGTGCTATGACGGATTAGGAAG GGTATGGAGTTCGGCTGGATCGTGTTCACACATATTAGAAGGCCACTCCGGGGCTATCTCCTCTGTTGCTTTAGTTAATTCCAACG ATGCAGAAACTGTTACTGTAGCCACTGCCTCTAAAGATCGGACATTGAGATTGTTTAAG TTTGATCCAGCTGAGTCTGTTGACTCTACTACGAAAGTAAGGGCATACAAGATATTGCGTGGACACAAGGCGTCAGTTCAAAGTGTTTCAGCTCAGAAATCCGGAAACATG GTTTGCTCGAGTTCATGGGATTGCACCATCAATTTATGGAACACAAATGAATCTACTTCAGAAGGGGAGTCAGTATcagtaaagaaaagaaaaggaaataatcAGGCCGAGGAATCTCAGTCAGAG GGAGAGGCAGTGACTTCTTTGGTTGGACACACACAGTGTGTATCATCAGTTGTTTGGCCAGAGCATGATGTAATTTATTCCTCTTCGTGGGACCATTCCGTTAGGAGATGGGATGTTGAGACAGGGAAAGATTCTTTGAACTTG TTCTGTGGAAAAGCTCTCAACACGGTAGATGTTGGTGGTGAAAGTTCTGCCCTTATAGCTGCTGGTGGCTCAGATCCAATCCTTAGAGTATGGGATCCTCGTAAGCCAG GAACATCCGCTCCCGTGTTTCAGTTCTCTTCACACTCATCATGGATTTCCGCCTGTAAGTGGCACAAAAGCTCTTGGTTTCACTTGCTCTCCGCTTCCTACGACGGCAAAATCATGCTCTGGGATCTCAGAACCGCT TGGCCTTTGTCAGTAATTGATACACACAATGACAAG GTTTTATCTGCTGACTGGTGGAAAGGAGAGAGTGTAGTCAGCGGAGGAGCAGACTCTAACTTGCGAATTTCTTCCGGAATCGCAATTTCTTAA
- a CDS encoding Transducin/WD40 repeat-like superfamily protein (Transducin/WD40 repeat-like superfamily protein; FUNCTIONS IN: nucleotide binding; INVOLVED IN: biological_process unknown; LOCATED IN: nucleolus, CUL4 RING ubiquitin ligase complex, heterotrimeric G-protein complex; EXPRESSED IN: 21 plant structures; EXPRESSED DURING: 13 growth stages; CONTAINS InterPro DOMAIN/s: WD40 repeat 2 (InterPro:IPR019782), WD40 repeat, conserved site (InterPro:IPR019775), NLE (InterPro:IPR012972), WD40 repeat (InterPro:IPR001680), G-protein beta WD-40 repeat, region (InterPro:IPR020472), WD40 repeat-like-containing domain (InterPro:IPR011046), WD40-repeat-containing domain (InterPro:IPR017986), WD40/YVTN repeat-like-containing domain (InterPro:IPR015943), WD40 repeat, subgroup (InterPro:IPR019781); BEST Arabidopsis thaliana protein match is: WD-40 repeat family protein / small nuclear ribonucleoprotein Prp4p-related (TAIR:AT2G41500.1); Has 35333 Blast hits to 34131 proteins in 2444 species: Archae - 798; Bacteria - 22429; Metazoa - 974; Fungi - 991; Plants - 531; Viruses - 0; Other Eukaryotes - 9610 (source: NCBI BLink).), with protein MDIDGEDVSRRLHVKFVTKLDSPFKVPVNSVAIPSNVTRLGLSSIVNSIIESENPEWKTEPFDFLIDGELIRMSLEEFLLAKGISAERTLEIEYIRAVTPRKEEEPSLHDDWVSAVNGSSPRFILTGCYDGLGRVWSSAGSCSHILEGHSGAISSVALVNSNDAETVTVATASKDRTLRLFKFDPAESVDSTTKVRAYKILRGHKASVQSVSAQKSGNMVCSSSWDCTINLWNTNESTSEGESVSVKKRKGNNQAEESQSEGEAVTSLVGHTQCVSSVVWPEHDVIYSSSWDHSVRRWDVETGKDSLNLFCGKALNTVDVGGESSALIAAGGSDPILRVWDPRKPGTSAPVFQFSSHSSWISACKWHKSSWFHLLSASYDGKIMLWDLRTAVMTKHTHSFPL; from the exons ATGGATATCGACGGAGAAGATGTATCTAGAAGACTTCACGTTAAGTTCGTGACGAAGCTTGACTCTCCCTTCAAAGTTCCGGTCAACTCCGTCGCAATCCCTTCTAATGTCACTCGTCTCGGCCTCTCTTCCATCGTCAATTCTATTATCGAATCCG AGAATCCAGAGTGGAAAACTGAGCCGTTTGATTTCCTTATTGATGGGGAGCTTATTCGGATGTCACTCGAAGAGTTTCTTCTTGCAAAGGGAATATCGGCG GAGCGTACTCTTGAAATCGAATACATAAGGGCTGTGACACCACGGAAGGAAGAAGAACCCTCCTTGCATGATGATTGGGTCAGTGCGGTTAATGGTTCTTCTCCCAG GTTCATTTTGACTGGGTGCTATGACGGATTAGGAAG GGTATGGAGTTCGGCTGGATCGTGTTCACACATATTAGAAGGCCACTCCGGGGCTATCTCCTCTGTTGCTTTAGTTAATTCCAACG ATGCAGAAACTGTTACTGTAGCCACTGCCTCTAAAGATCGGACATTGAGATTGTTTAAG TTTGATCCAGCTGAGTCTGTTGACTCTACTACGAAAGTAAGGGCATACAAGATATTGCGTGGACACAAGGCGTCAGTTCAAAGTGTTTCAGCTCAGAAATCCGGAAACATG GTTTGCTCGAGTTCATGGGATTGCACCATCAATTTATGGAACACAAATGAATCTACTTCAGAAGGGGAGTCAGTATcagtaaagaaaagaaaaggaaataatcAGGCCGAGGAATCTCAGTCAGAG GGAGAGGCAGTGACTTCTTTGGTTGGACACACACAGTGTGTATCATCAGTTGTTTGGCCAGAGCATGATGTAATTTATTCCTCTTCGTGGGACCATTCCGTTAGGAGATGGGATGTTGAGACAGGGAAAGATTCTTTGAACTTG TTCTGTGGAAAAGCTCTCAACACGGTAGATGTTGGTGGTGAAAGTTCTGCCCTTATAGCTGCTGGTGGCTCAGATCCAATCCTTAGAGTATGGGATCCTCGTAAGCCAG GAACATCCGCTCCCGTGTTTCAGTTCTCTTCACACTCATCATGGATTTCCGCCTGTAAGTGGCACAAAAGCTCTTGGTTTCACTTGCTCTCCGCTTCCTACGACGGCAAAATCATGCTCTGGGATCTCAGAACCGCTGTAATGACAAAGCACACACACTCCTTTCCGTTATAA